The segment TCCAGCGAGTCGCGTACCGAGCCGAGCATCTGCTGAACGAAGGAGTCGTTGACGATCAGCTCATTGTTCTTATAGACGATCTCGTGCTCGATTTCACTCCAGAAGCGGTGAACAAGTGACTTGATCTGCAGTTCAAAGGCAATCGGCCCCTCCGCTTCCATGATCGATCCGTCGATGCGGTAAATCGTATAGCCGTTGCGCTGCAGCTGCGGCTGCACCATGCGCAGATTCAGTTTCACTTCGGGATGCTGAATGCAGGAAAACATGTTCCCGTTGACTTCGAACCAGTGGAACAGGTTCTGATAGATCTCCGTCTCGCTGCGGATGAAGCGACACTCAATCGTAATACCGATCAGATCGTGCATGTTCTTCAAAGCATCTTCCGGCGACGAGAAATGCAGATAGTACTTATTGCGCAGCAGCTTCTCGCGCAGAGAGTCGCGGCTTTTGACCCTTGTATGCAACGCAATGACATCGTGCGAAGAAGAATCGACGATCTCGCTGAATACATTCTTCAGATCCTCCTCCGCCTTTTGATAGCGCGGCTGATGCGCATCATAGACAGTCAGCGTATCTTCAATAAAGTGAAACAGTTCCAGCTCCAAGACATTACCTCCTAACGGGTCCGAAGATTTTTCGGATATCTGTTTTTCAATATGGAACCATCCCCCTTGCCGAATCCGATCCGGTGCCCATGCCAGCTGACGGCTGCCCAGCCTTTGCTTCCTGTAGCACTCAGCGTCTCTCCCCTTAAGAAACGCGCCGTCTCTTCGTCGCTGACATCAACCGTTTTACCCTGATACGCAAACGGCGTCATATAGACTGCGTGCGCCGGTTCAAAGCGCCCATTCTTCATTTCCCCCAGCAGTACCTGATGGCGGATGATCCGGCATTTCCCCGGATCAATGAATGGAAAGCTGCCGCCATACACCGAATCCCCATGGCTGTAAACATAGGGAATCGAAGGAAACGTTTCCGAAAGAAATGCGAAAGCCTCCTTTTTGATCTGTTCCGTCTTCAAAAGAGGAACTTCAGCCTTTTGTTCCGATGTTCCGTCCTTGACAAACTTCGCCGCAAAATGACCTTCGCCGCCATCCATCGGATAAATCCGCCGGCAGAGATGCGTCCCGCAGCCAAGTTCCATACCGGGCCTGCCAAAGGAAACACCGGCATCCACCAGCTTCAGATCCGGATGCGCCTGCAGCAGCCATTGCACATTTTCTTCATTTTCAGCCAGTGCGAACGTGCAGGTACTGTATACCAGTGTCCCGCCGGACGCCAGACACTGATACGCCGCCTCAAGAATCGGTCTTTGCCGCTGGGCACAGAAATCTTCCGTATCTTCGTTCCATTGCCGGATCGCGTCGGGATCCTTGCGGAACATCCCTTCCCCGGAACATGGCGCATCGCAAAGCACCGCATCAAAGTATCCCGCAAACTGCTTGGCAACTACAGAAGGATCCGAATTCAGAATCAGACAGTTCGTCAGACCGAAGCGCTCCACATTTTCCTTAAGTACAGCAGCTCTACGGCCATTGATTTCATTTGCGACCAGCAGCCCCTGATTCTTCATCAGAGCACCGATCTGAGTTGTCTTGGAGCCGGGTGCCGCACAAAGATCAAGCACGCGCATGCCCGGTTTTGGATCGAGAATCGTCACGGCACAGGAAGCACTCGGCTCCTGCAGATAGAACATTCCCGCGGCATGCGCAGGTAGGGCCCCGACGCCGCCGATATCATCGATTAGATAATATCCATCCACGGCAAACGGCGACGGGGATGGCGTAAACGGCGTCAGTGAGAAGAATTCATCCCGATTTGTCTTTAACGGATTGATCCGGAAACCGCGGCAGGCAGGTACAGAAAACGATTCCAGATAGGAATCATATTCATCGCCCAGCAACGCTTTCATCTTCTGCCGGTAGGCTTCGGGAAGCTCGATGTTCATGCCAGCAGCTCCCGTACCGTTTCCTGATCCTTCTTCAGCTGCGCAATCAGATCATCGATACTGTCAAACGTCTTCTCGGGACGCAGGTACTTCTTGAACTGCAGTGATGCCTTCTGACCATAAAGATCGCCTTCAAAGTCAAGAATATTGGCCTCCAGCGACATATGGCTCTGCCAGACAACGGTAGGATTATGGCCGAAGTTGATCATCGCCTTGTACTTTTCACCATTATGAATAAAGTACCCTGCATAGACACCGCCCCTGGGGCGAACATATTCCACAGGACAGGAAAGATTGGCAGTCGGAAAGCCGAGTTTGTGTCCGTTGGCAAGGCCGTGGACAACGGTTCCTGCCGTTTCAAAGGGACGGCCCATCAGCTGTTCCGCCTTCTCCATTTCCCCTGCCTTGACCAGTTCGGTGATGCGTGTGGAGGAAATCTTGATCCCGTCTTCACTGACTTCGCCGACTTCGATGATCGCAAAGGGCGCGTTGGCCTTCAGATAGGCACCATCCCCCTTGCCGAAGGCACCAAAATGAAAATCATATCCGCAGACAAGACACTGCAGATTCAATTGTCCCAGAATCCGGCTCAGAAAATCATCCGGCGACAGGGTGGCCACCTTTTTGGAAAAGTCCAGAACAAACACCTTATCGATGCCGTATTCATGGGCAAGCGCGATTCTCTGCTGCATCGTGGTCAGATGTTCCTCTTC is part of the Galactobacillus timonensis genome and harbors:
- a CDS encoding NOL1/NOP2/sun family putative RNA methylase, with the protein product MNIELPEAYRQKMKALLGDEYDSYLESFSVPACRGFRINPLKTNRDEFFSLTPFTPSPSPFAVDGYYLIDDIGGVGALPAHAAGMFYLQEPSASCAVTILDPKPGMRVLDLCAAPGSKTTQIGALMKNQGLLVANEINGRRAAVLKENVERFGLTNCLILNSDPSVVAKQFAGYFDAVLCDAPCSGEGMFRKDPDAIRQWNEDTEDFCAQRQRPILEAAYQCLASGGTLVYSTCTFALAENEENVQWLLQAHPDLKLVDAGVSFGRPGMELGCGTHLCRRIYPMDGGEGHFAAKFVKDGTSEQKAEVPLLKTEQIKKEAFAFLSETFPSIPYVYSHGDSVYGGSFPFIDPGKCRIIRHQVLLGEMKNGRFEPAHAVYMTPFAYQGKTVDVSDEETARFLRGETLSATGSKGWAAVSWHGHRIGFGKGDGSILKNRYPKNLRTR
- the ribF gene encoding riboflavin biosynthesis protein RibF, whose amino-acid sequence is MISLDRKQVDRTPLVACIGYFDGLHKGHQALIHATIEEAKKRGCASGLITFSPDPWVTLKGIRPNEEEHLTTMQQRIALAHEYGIDKVFVLDFSKKVATLSPDDFLSRILGQLNLQCLVCGYDFHFGAFGKGDGAYLKANAPFAIIEVGEVSEDGIKISSTRITELVKAGEMEKAEQLMGRPFETAGTVVHGLANGHKLGFPTANLSCPVEYVRPRGGVYAGYFIHNGEKYKAMINFGHNPTVVWQSHMSLEANILDFEGDLYGQKASLQFKKYLRPEKTFDSIDDLIAQLKKDQETVRELLA